The following DNA comes from Enterobacter sp. SA187.
TCGCGGCGAAATACACGCGAAAAGGTTTGCTGCGATACATAGCCCAGGTCCATGGCGATATCAAAAATGGGCCGCCGCGTGGTGCGCAGCGCTTCTGCCGCCAGCAGTAACCGGCGCTGTCGGATGTAATCCCCCAACGTCTGATGCATCACCGCGCGGAACATTCTCTGTAAATACCATTTCGAATAACCGGACTTTCTGGCGACCACATCAATGTTCATAGGTTGGTCGATATGTTCATCAATCCATTCAATCAGTGTCTGAATAATTTGCTGATGGGACATACTAGCCTCTTTGTCAGTTCTGCCGCTGTCGTTTTGTCTGCGGGCGAGTATAATTCCTCAAGTTAACTTGAGGTAAAGCGATTTATGGAAAAGAAATTACCGCGTATTAAAGCGCTGCTCACCCCCGGCGAAGTGGCGAAACGTAGCGGCGTGGCGGTATCGGCATTGCACTTTTATGAAGCCAAAGGTCTGATTAAAAGTGTGCGTAACAGCGGTAATCAGCGGCGTTATACCCGTGATGTGCTGCGTTATGTGGCGATCATCAAAATCGCGCAGCGTATCGGCATTCCCCTTGCAACCATTGGCGAGGCGTTTGGTGTGTTGCCGGAAGGGCACACGCTCAGCCCTAAAGAGTGGAAAGAGCTATCTTCCCAGTGGCGTGTGGAACTGGATCGGCGTATCCATACGCTGGAAGCATTACGCGATGAGCTGGACGGCTGTATCGGCTGCGGCTGTTTGTCACGCAGCGACTGCCCGCTGCGTAATCCCG
Coding sequences within:
- the soxS gene encoding superoxide response transcriptional regulator SoxS, producing the protein MSHQQIIQTLIEWIDEHIDQPMNIDVVARKSGYSKWYLQRMFRAVMHQTLGDYIRQRRLLLAAEALRTTRRPIFDIAMDLGYVSQQTFSRVFRREFDRTPSDYRHQM
- the soxR gene encoding redox-sensitive transcriptional activator SoxR, whose translation is MEKKLPRIKALLTPGEVAKRSGVAVSALHFYEAKGLIKSVRNSGNQRRYTRDVLRYVAIIKIAQRIGIPLATIGEAFGVLPEGHTLSPKEWKELSSQWRVELDRRIHTLEALRDELDGCIGCGCLSRSDCPLRNPGDRLGEQGTGARLLEDD